A region of the Gemmatimonadota bacterium genome:
TGAGCGTGACGACGCCCTCATCAACATCGACGCGGATCCGTTCCGGATCGATCCAGGTGTCCTGGAATAGGTTCTCGCAGACCGCGTCACAGATCTCGGCATCGGTCAGTGCCAGCTCGCTGGGCGGGCGGCCCGCTTTCTACGCCCCCCGCAGTGCACGTATTATCCCCTCGAGAATTCGGAGCTCGTCACAACAGTTGTGACGCTCAGGTTGGGGTGACAGCACCTTCTGCGTGGCCGACTAGCAGTGCATGCTGTGGAAGAAGTCCCATTCTGGATCGAGGTGAACGGCGCGCGCGTCCGCACCTGGACGTGCACACCGGACCGGCTGGAAGCGCTGGCTGCCGGCCGGCTGCTGGCCGACGGCTTCCTCTGCGGCCGGGACGAGATTCAGGCGCTCGAAGTGGTAGGCAATGCCGGCGCCGGTTTCGGCGCGCGGGTGCGCCTGGACCCGGCATGCGTAGAGCGGGCCCTGGCCGAGCGCCGACACCGCAAGGAGCACGGTTGCGGCCTGCTGCACTACGTCGCTTGCGCGCCCGGCCTGATCCAGCGGCCCGGGGCGGCGGCCGTGGCGCCGCCGCCCGAGGCCTTTACCGGCCTGTTTCGCGCCCTGTTTGCGCGAGCGGAGCGCTACCGCGAGGCAGGCGGCATGCATTCCGCGGCCCTGAGTGATGGCGTGCGGCTGCTCTTCCAGGTGGAGGATGTAGGCCGGCACAACGCCGTGGACAAAGCGATCGGCGCGGCGCTGCTGGCGGGGGAAAGGCTGGAGCGGCTGGGTCTGGTGCTGACGGCGCGGGTCAGCGCCGCCATAGCGCTGAAGGGAGGGCGGGCCGGCCTGGCCTGGATCGCCAGCCGGTCGGTGCCCACCACGCTCGCCCTGCGCATCGCGGGCGTGGCCGGCCTGCCTGTTGTCTCGCGGGCGGCGGGGAAGGATGCTCAGGTGCATCTGCCCCGGTTGGCCGTGCCGTCGAAACTCGAGGGACCATGACGCAGCGGCCCGCTTTCGGCGCGATCCTGGCCGGCGGCCTCAACCGGCGTTACGGCAGTCCCAAGGCGCTGGCGCGGCTGGGCGACGATCGCATCATCGACCGCGTGCAAAGGGCGCTGCGCGGCGTGACACCCGATGTGGTGCTCATTGCCAATGAGCCCCAGGTCTATGCCGCGCTGGGTTTACCCATGCGGCCGGACACGCGGCCCGCGCTGGGTGCGCTGGGCGGGATCTACAGCGCCCTCCGCTGGGCGCGGGAGGAGCGGCGGCCAGGAGTGCTGGCCGTGGCCTGCGACATGCCGTTCCTGGAGTCTGCCCTGCTGGCGCGGCTGCTCGAGCTGGGCGGCGCGGCCCCGCTCGCCCGGGCGGCTGCGCCCCCCGGCTTGCCTGCGGCCC
Encoded here:
- a CDS encoding molybdenum cofactor guanylyltransferase; protein product: MTQRPAFGAILAGGLNRRYGSPKALARLGDDRIIDRVQRALRGVTPDVVLIANEPQVYAALGLPMRPDTRPALGALGGIYSALRWAREERRPGVLAVACDMPFLESALLARLLELGGAAPLARAAAPPGLPAAPVPPSAAGTGRGDAPALPDLAAPESGSRRGLEPLCAYYAVSCIPAIEAEIDRGERHIVGFYKDVRVATLPLAEVQQFGDPGVLFLNVNTPEERERAERIAASRRQPPAGVSSGG
- a CDS encoding formate dehydrogenase accessory sulfurtransferase FdhD, with protein sequence MEEVPFWIEVNGARVRTWTCTPDRLEALAAGRLLADGFLCGRDEIQALEVVGNAGAGFGARVRLDPACVERALAERRHRKEHGCGLLHYVACAPGLIQRPGAAAVAPPPEAFTGLFRALFARAERYREAGGMHSAALSDGVRLLFQVEDVGRHNAVDKAIGAALLAGERLERLGLVLTARVSAAIALKGGRAGLAWIASRSVPTTLALRIAGVAGLPVVSRAAGKDAQVHLPRLAVPSKLEGP